In Phaeodactylum tricornutum CCAP 1055/1 chromosome 30, whole genome shotgun sequence, a single window of DNA contains:
- a CDS encoding predicted protein has translation MIVIAAAVVGVVSHRVGGVLVMRGRGEVFFRESAMRKIGFGQFGVKNVTRDSWLTTWSLILLVAVAQEDVHPDVVAVVDVAGGVRPTPLWASSYSDGENCYCLPSLDSAIGNFVVETPLGWLTTQEVCDLLGTGPGRLGQPLYNDIQCGNGPPNADENEFLCPGRTDIGETGCGQIGPKWNFDNANLADGPPRLPSLPEDIHPDIVAVIDVVGGVTPNGRSWADSYSFGNKCYCATTFDHDIADVLVETPQGWMTIRQACELLGPGPGIEGRPVYNDIQCGNGPPNNAGDEHVCPGRTDLGPEGCGQIGPRWNFDAIKSLPPGSAPAALPSSLAAGAVSVPMLPGLGVITGYLFCVLNWQLFDLVP, from the exons ATGAttgtgattgctgctgcGGTTGTGGGGGTGGTCTCGCACCGTGTGGGCGGCGT GTTAGTCATGCGAGGGCGAGGTGAAGTCTTCTTTCGAGAGTCTGCCATGAGGAAAATAGGTTTTGGGCAGTTTGGGGTCAAAAATGTAAcccgtgact CGTGGTTGACGACTTGGAGTCTCATTCTGCTCGTGGCCGTTGCTCAAGAAGATGTTCACCCTGACgtagttgccgttgttgatgttgctggAGGTGTACGACCGACACCACTTTGGGCAAGCAGTTATTCGGACGGCGAGAATTGCTACTGCCTTCCTTCGTTGGATAGCGCCATTGGGAACTTTGTCGTAGAAACGCCATTAGGGTGGCTGACGACGCAGGAAGTGTGCGATCTGCTAGGAACAGGACCAGGAAGACTAGGACAACCCCTTTACAATGATATCCAATGCGGTAACGGCCCCCCAAACGCTGATGAAAACGAATTCCTTTGTCCGGGACGAACCGAT ATTGGGGAAACAGGTTGTGGTCAAATAGGACCCAAATGGAATTTTGATAATGCAAACCTTGCGGACGGCCCCCCACGACTTCCATCGTTGCCTGAGGACATTCATCCCGATATCGTTGCGGTGATCGACGTTGTGGGTGGTGTGACGCCGAATGGAAGATCGTGGGCCGACAGCTATTCCTTTGGCAACAAGTGCTATTGTGCGACAACGTTTGATCACGACATTGCGGACGTGCTAGTCGAAACACCGCAGGGATGGATGACGATCCGTCAAGCTTGCGAGTTACTTGGACCGGGTCCCGGTATTGAAGGACGACCGGTGTACAATGACATACAGTGCGGGAATGGACCACCTAATAATGCAGGCGATGAGCACGTGTGTCCTGGACGAACCGAT CTTGGACCAGAAGGTTGTGGTCAGATTGGTCCCCGTTGGAATTTTGATGCCATCAAGTCATTACCGCCAGGCAGCGCCCCCGCAGCTCTGCCCTCTTCTTTAGCAGCCGGAGCAGTGTCTGTCCCAATGCTACCGGGCTTAGGAGTAATCACCGGATATTTGTTCTGTGTTTTGAACTGGCAACTTTTTGATCTCGTTCCGTGA